Proteins from a genomic interval of Clostridium scatologenes:
- a CDS encoding polysaccharide deacetylase family protein — translation MEKYEERIRKNKVRQRRNLILSVISLLILFSVGFFIGGKISARKNVIVNAANLKEQQKKLDQETMNKRENNVNPNNTKDEGAFDPYKSDGKKVVYLTFDDGPSTNNTPKILDILKKFNVKATFFVIGQNAEQNKDLVKREISEGHVVGNHTYTHDMHYVYSDPKVFINDLDKCNNVLKSIIGSKYSLKLIRFPGGSFGQRLAPFRQEVKKSGYHYVDWNDLTGDAEHNSVPVSSLINKVKTYGNQDHLVILMHDAPAKVTTVQALPQVIEYFKAKGYSFETLK, via the coding sequence ATGGAAAAATACGAAGAAAGGATTAGAAAAAATAAAGTAAGACAAAGAAGAAATCTTATATTATCAGTTATTTCTTTATTAATTCTATTTTCAGTTGGTTTTTTCATAGGGGGGAAGATATCAGCCAGAAAAAATGTTATAGTAAATGCTGCGAATTTAAAGGAACAGCAGAAAAAATTAGATCAAGAAACTATGAATAAAAGAGAAAACAATGTGAATCCTAATAATACGAAAGATGAAGGAGCCTTTGATCCTTATAAATCAGATGGTAAGAAAGTAGTATATTTAACTTTTGATGATGGACCATCTACAAATAATACACCTAAAATATTAGATATACTTAAAAAATTTAATGTAAAGGCAACTTTTTTTGTTATTGGACAAAATGCTGAACAAAATAAAGATTTGGTAAAAAGAGAAATATCAGAAGGACATGTAGTAGGTAATCACACATATACACATGACATGCACTATGTATATTCTGATCCTAAAGTTTTTATTAATGACCTGGATAAGTGCAATAATGTATTGAAATCCATTATAGGAAGTAAATATAGTTTAAAGCTTATAAGATTTCCAGGAGGATCTTTTGGACAAAGATTGGCTCCATTTAGACAGGAAGTTAAAAAATCAGGATATCATTACGTGGATTGGAATGATCTAACAGGAGATGCAGAACATAATAGTGTTCCTGTAAGTAGTCTAATCAATAAAGTTAAGACCTATGGTAATCAAGATCATTTAGTAATTTTGATGCATGATGCACCGGCTAAAGTGACAACTGTACAAGCATTGCCGCAGGTAATAGAATATTTTAAAGCAAAAGGGTACTCATTTGAAACTTTAAAATAA
- a CDS encoding tetratricopeptide repeat protein: MSYFHKANEYYNAKDYQNAINLYQKAVQYKDNESAALYNSAVCFIKLKEYKKAISLLKSAIMIKKESKYFFNLAYCYVMLNDNKKALIYFNMAWCLNNDDVDCEKAINIIIKKHLSK; the protein is encoded by the coding sequence ATGAGTTACTTTCACAAAGCCAATGAGTATTATAATGCAAAAGATTATCAGAATGCTATTAATCTTTACCAAAAAGCTGTTCAATATAAAGATAATGAATCTGCAGCTCTTTATAATTCAGCAGTATGTTTTATAAAGCTTAAAGAGTATAAAAAAGCAATTTCTCTACTTAAATCAGCTATCATGATAAAAAAGGAAAGTAAATACTTTTTTAATCTTGCATATTGCTATGTAATGCTTAATGATAACAAAAAAGCCCTAATATACTTTAATATGGCTTGGTGTTTAAACAATGATGATGTCGATTGTGAAAAAGCAATAAATATTATAATAAAAAAACATTTGTCTAAATAG
- a CDS encoding ABC transporter substrate-binding protein: MKNKKFHTFSLLLSFVFVAAIFAGCGGNKKSTSTVTTVKLNEVARSVFYAPMYAAINQGFFKEEGINIDLSTGQGADKTMQQVLSKSCDIGFCGPEQVIYINNQNKEDYPILFAELTQTDGSFLVGRHDVKDFKWEDVKGKSIIGGRPGGVPEMSLEYVLKNHGIQPGKDVNLLTNIAYTATAGAFKAGTGDYVALFEPTGSMLQQDKSGYIVASIGKSAGVIPYTCYFSTKSYMDKNPQIIEKFTKAIYKGQIWVQNHNDEEVAKSIKSFFPGTDESIIVSVIKNYRSINAFASTPVMKEENLNRLMDIIQSYNQSLIPQRPAFNKIVNNSFAEKAIK; the protein is encoded by the coding sequence ATGAAAAATAAAAAATTTCATACTTTTTCACTTCTACTAAGTTTTGTATTTGTTGCTGCTATTTTTGCTGGTTGTGGTGGTAATAAGAAATCTACTAGTACTGTTACTACTGTAAAATTAAATGAAGTTGCTCGTTCTGTTTTCTATGCTCCAATGTATGCAGCTATAAATCAAGGATTTTTTAAAGAGGAAGGTATAAACATAGATCTTAGTACTGGTCAAGGGGCTGATAAAACTATGCAACAAGTATTAAGTAAAAGCTGTGATATTGGTTTCTGTGGACCAGAGCAAGTAATATATATCAACAATCAAAATAAAGAAGATTACCCCATTCTTTTTGCGGAACTTACTCAAACAGATGGTTCTTTTCTTGTAGGACGTCATGATGTAAAAGATTTTAAATGGGAAGATGTAAAAGGTAAAAGCATCATAGGTGGAAGACCTGGTGGTGTTCCTGAAATGAGTTTAGAATATGTTTTAAAGAATCATGGTATTCAACCTGGAAAAGATGTAAATCTTTTAACGAACATTGCTTATACTGCTACTGCTGGAGCATTTAAAGCTGGTACAGGAGATTATGTAGCTCTTTTTGAGCCTACAGGAAGTATGCTTCAACAAGATAAATCTGGATATATTGTTGCTTCCATAGGAAAGTCTGCTGGAGTTATACCTTATACCTGCTACTTTTCAACAAAATCCTATATGGATAAAAACCCTCAAATTATAGAAAAGTTTACCAAAGCCATTTATAAAGGACAAATTTGGGTTCAAAATCACAATGATGAAGAGGTAGCAAAATCCATAAAATCTTTCTTTCCTGGAACTGATGAAAGTATAATTGTATCTGTAATAAAAAATTATAGATCAATAAATGCCTTTGCTTCAACACCTGTGATGAAAGAAGAAAATCTTAACAGACTTATGGATATAATTCAATCCTACAATCAAAGTCTTATTCCTCAAAGACCAGCTTTCAATAAAATAGTAAATAATAGTTTTGCTGAAAAAGCTATTAAATAA
- a CDS encoding PRD domain-containing protein codes for MEQYIVKKVLNNNVVIAEKNAEEFVIVGKAIGFNCHKGAEIGEDKVEGIFVKQSAKSNEEFNEVLKKINSEIIGISEEIISLCEKELEQKISEAIHISLPDHINFAITRIKEGIKIENPFLSELEVLYPKEYKLAKKALEMINDRFQVNLPEDEIGFICMHINAAISEKKVSDTLVHTKKINEIMQFIFKLLKKKIDTKSLSYIRTITHLNFMIERILNKKSIKNNLLDAIKKEYYNEYGIAIKVAMKIEDLFCVNVPEDEIGYITLHINRIKDI; via the coding sequence TTGGAACAGTATATAGTAAAAAAAGTTTTAAATAATAATGTTGTAATTGCTGAAAAGAATGCAGAAGAATTTGTTATAGTTGGAAAAGCTATTGGATTTAATTGTCACAAGGGAGCTGAAATAGGAGAAGATAAAGTTGAAGGAATATTTGTTAAGCAGTCAGCAAAATCCAATGAAGAATTTAATGAAGTATTAAAAAAGATTAATAGTGAGATTATAGGTATTTCAGAAGAAATAATTTCATTATGTGAAAAAGAATTAGAACAAAAAATTAGTGAAGCCATACATATATCCCTTCCAGACCACATTAATTTTGCAATTACAAGAATTAAAGAAGGAATAAAAATTGAAAATCCATTTTTAAGCGAACTAGAAGTATTATATCCAAAGGAATATAAATTAGCAAAAAAGGCACTTGAAATGATTAATGATAGATTTCAGGTAAATTTACCTGAAGATGAAATAGGATTTATATGTATGCATATTAATGCAGCTATCAGTGAAAAAAAAGTGAGTGATACTTTAGTACATACTAAAAAGATAAATGAAATCATGCAGTTTATATTTAAATTATTAAAAAAGAAAATTGATACAAAATCTTTAAGTTACATAAGAACGATTACACACTTAAATTTCATGATAGAAAGAATATTGAACAAGAAATCCATTAAAAATAATTTGCTTGATGCTATAAAAAAGGAATATTATAATGAGTACGGAATAGCAATTAAAGTTGCTATGAAAATTGAAGATCTATTTTGTGTGAATGTTCCAGAAGATGAAATTGGATATATTACTTTACATATAAATCGAATTAAAGATATATAG
- a CDS encoding glucose PTS transporter subunit IIA: protein MLPVSVLPAAGLLLRFGQPDLLNLAYVAKAGDAIFTNLPMIFAVGVAIGFSGGEAVAALAAVVGQLILEAVIKVASSNAAEVLAAKVASEQHMAFAAFMKTAAYTDIVSKTTINMGVFGGICIGLIAGVLYNEFHNIRLPQVLGFFGGKRFVPIITAIAALIFGIAGVNVWTPIQNGINIFSQWADTSILGPAFYAAGKRLLIPVGLHHMYYPAFLYQFGEYVSGGVTYFGDSARYFHGDPTAGVFMASEFPILMFGLPGAATAMIMASKKEKRKQIAGMMTTAAFVAFLTGITEPIEFSFIFVAPILFIFHVFAAFSSGIVTSLLHIRLGYTFSASFIDYLLGFKFAGHPLLIWPIGIVYFAIYFCVFYFTIKKIDIKTPGRGDEDSLEVFNINSKGSEKAAKVLEAVGGKDNIEALDACITRLRFALKDVSRVDKDRLNVLGAAGVLIIGNSAQAIFGTEAEKIKDDIKAIIANEVIVKNSDNNQILSNNKFEMDGNKKDSNRSHTLFNPVDGEIVELEQVPDDVFSDKMLGDGFAVIPKGNKIYSPVDGKIKVLFPTKHAIAIVTDDGLEVLVHVGIDTVKLNGEGFTAHVKKEDKVKKGDLLLNFDYKVIKEKAKSIITPVIITNMNSVESISIDLGKKKHGKSAAIINMK from the coding sequence ATGCTTCCAGTATCAGTTTTGCCAGCAGCTGGATTGTTATTAAGATTTGGTCAGCCAGATTTATTAAATTTAGCTTATGTAGCTAAAGCAGGAGATGCTATTTTTACTAATTTACCAATGATTTTTGCAGTTGGAGTAGCAATTGGATTTTCAGGAGGAGAAGCAGTTGCAGCGTTAGCAGCAGTAGTTGGACAGCTTATACTTGAAGCTGTAATAAAAGTGGCTAGTTCTAATGCTGCAGAAGTATTGGCAGCAAAAGTCGCTTCTGAGCAGCATATGGCATTTGCAGCCTTTATGAAAACTGCAGCTTATACAGACATAGTTTCAAAGACTACAATTAACATGGGGGTTTTTGGAGGGATTTGCATAGGGTTGATTGCTGGAGTACTATATAATGAATTCCATAATATTAGGTTGCCACAAGTTTTAGGATTCTTTGGTGGAAAAAGATTTGTACCAATTATTACAGCTATTGCAGCTTTAATATTTGGAATAGCAGGTGTAAATGTTTGGACCCCAATTCAAAATGGAATTAACATATTTTCACAATGGGCAGATACATCTATACTCGGACCAGCATTCTATGCAGCTGGTAAGAGACTATTAATTCCAGTTGGATTACATCATATGTATTATCCAGCATTTTTATATCAATTTGGAGAATATGTTTCAGGTGGTGTAACTTATTTTGGTGATTCAGCTAGATACTTTCATGGTGACCCTACTGCGGGAGTATTTATGGCATCAGAATTTCCAATTTTAATGTTTGGTCTTCCAGGAGCGGCAACTGCTATGATTATGGCTTCTAAGAAAGAAAAAAGAAAACAAATAGCCGGTATGATGACTACTGCAGCTTTTGTTGCATTTCTAACTGGAATAACAGAGCCAATTGAGTTCTCTTTCATATTTGTAGCACCAATATTATTTATATTCCATGTATTTGCAGCATTTTCATCTGGAATTGTTACTAGCTTATTGCACATTAGACTAGGATATACATTTTCAGCATCATTTATTGATTATTTGTTAGGATTTAAATTTGCGGGTCATCCACTGCTTATTTGGCCAATAGGTATAGTATATTTTGCTATATATTTTTGTGTATTTTATTTTACAATTAAAAAAATAGATATAAAGACACCGGGTAGAGGAGATGAAGATAGTTTAGAAGTATTCAATATAAATTCTAAAGGTAGTGAAAAAGCAGCCAAAGTTTTAGAAGCTGTTGGTGGAAAAGATAACATTGAAGCTTTAGATGCATGTATTACACGTTTAAGATTTGCTTTAAAAGATGTTTCAAGGGTTGATAAGGATAGGTTAAATGTCCTTGGAGCAGCTGGTGTGTTGATAATTGGAAATAGTGCTCAGGCTATTTTTGGTACAGAAGCAGAAAAAATTAAAGATGACATAAAAGCTATTATTGCAAATGAAGTAATTGTAAAGAATTCAGATAACAATCAAATCTTGTCAAACAATAAATTTGAAATGGATGGAAATAAAAAAGATTCAAATAGATCACATACACTATTTAATCCTGTGGATGGAGAAATAGTTGAATTAGAGCAAGTGCCAGATGATGTTTTTTCAGATAAAATGTTAGGTGATGGATTTGCTGTTATACCAAAAGGGAATAAGATATATTCTCCTGTAGATGGTAAGATAAAGGTATTATTTCCTACTAAACATGCAATTGCTATTGTAACAGATGATGGATTAGAAGTATTGGTACATGTAGGTATTGATACTGTAAAATTGAATGGTGAAGGATTTACAGCACATGTAAAAAAAGAAGATAAAGTTAAAAAGGGAGATTTACTTTTGAATTTCGATTATAAGGTAATTAAAGAGAAAGCTAAAAGTATAATTACACCAGTAATTATTACTAATATGAATTCTGTAGAAAGTATTAGTATAGATTTAGGAAAGAAGAAACATGGTAAAAGTGCAGCAATAATAAACATGAAGTAA